In Acidobacteriota bacterium, one DNA window encodes the following:
- a CDS encoding 50S ribosomal protein L25 yields the protein MLQENIVVEVEKRDVTGKNAANRLRAADLIPAVLYGGGKGMDTWSLQVPRKTLATLLNKGLHGNAIFKLQLKGTDQQRHVMIRDLALDPITRSMLHVDFVRVLLDRKLRVKSDVEVVGIAAGVKEGGILNIVTHEILIECLPADIPESIKVDVSEMKIHDSFRVSDLKAGDKIKVLEKADRVLAHVGVPKAEEVVAAVAAVPGAEGAAATSTEPEVIKKGKKDEEGAEPAAGGAKAAPAPKAEKKDKK from the coding sequence ATGCTCCAGGAAAACATCGTCGTCGAAGTCGAAAAGAGGGACGTCACCGGCAAGAACGCCGCGAACCGCCTCCGGGCCGCCGACCTCATCCCCGCCGTGCTCTACGGCGGCGGCAAGGGGATGGACACCTGGTCGCTCCAGGTCCCGCGCAAGACCCTCGCCACCCTCCTCAACAAGGGCCTGCACGGCAACGCGATCTTCAAGCTTCAGCTGAAGGGCACGGACCAGCAGCGCCACGTGATGATCCGCGACCTCGCGCTCGACCCGATCACCCGCTCGATGCTGCACGTGGACTTCGTCCGCGTCCTCCTCGACCGGAAGCTCCGCGTCAAGAGCGACGTCGAGGTCGTCGGGATCGCGGCGGGCGTCAAGGAAGGCGGCATCCTGAACATCGTCACGCACGAGATCCTCATCGAGTGCCTCCCGGCCGACATCCCGGAGTCGATCAAGGTCGACGTCTCCGAGATGAAGATCCACGACTCGTTCCGTGTCTCCGACCTCAAGGCCGGCGACAAGATCAAGGTCCTCGAGAAGGCGGACCGCGTCCTCGCGCACGTCGGCGTGCCGAAGGCCGAGGAAGTCGTCGCCGCCGTCGCCGCCGTTCCGGGCGCCGAGGGCGCCGCCGCCACGTCCACCGAGCCCGAGGTGATCAAGAAGGGCAAGAAGGACGAGGAGGGCGCCGAGCCCGCCGCCGGCGGAGCGAAGGCCGCTCCGGCTCCGAAGGCCGAGAAAAAGGACAAGAAATAA
- the ispE gene encoding 4-(cytidine 5'-diphospho)-2-C-methyl-D-erythritol kinase produces MSDAAEALRVTSFAKINRDLRVLGKRKDGFHELDTVFQTVDLSEEIDFLEGEEGSGAQGIVSLTVDGADLPADESNLILRAAAALASHTGTRRGARIHLSKKIPIGGGLGGGSSNAAATLRGLSALWNLDLPAADLQSLAASLGSDVPFFLLGGRARGRSRGEVVTPLPDGPQEWVLLVFPPFSLSTAEVYGRLKARSLTGSPSATKVSGSGTGGGPERNDLEQAAESLRGELRRIRSALAGAGARSARLSGSGSTVFGTFGTKEEASRAMTSLEGLGNETKARMAIVKTVSRAEFARRAAPVRIAQRG; encoded by the coding sequence GTGAGCGACGCGGCCGAAGCCCTCCGCGTCACGTCGTTCGCGAAGATCAACCGCGATCTGCGCGTCCTCGGAAAGCGCAAGGACGGGTTTCATGAGCTGGACACCGTGTTCCAGACGGTCGACCTTTCGGAGGAGATAGATTTCTTAGAAGGTGAAGAGGGGAGCGGTGCGCAGGGGATCGTCTCGCTGACGGTCGATGGCGCCGACCTGCCGGCCGACGAGAGTAATCTGATCCTGCGAGCGGCGGCGGCCCTCGCGAGCCACACCGGCACTCGCCGCGGGGCCCGCATTCACCTTTCAAAGAAAATCCCCATCGGCGGTGGGCTTGGCGGAGGCAGTTCGAACGCCGCTGCGACGTTGAGGGGCCTGTCCGCGCTCTGGAATCTGGACCTCCCCGCGGCCGATCTGCAGTCTCTGGCCGCCTCGCTCGGGTCCGACGTCCCCTTCTTTCTCCTCGGCGGCCGAGCCCGCGGCCGAAGCCGGGGAGAGGTCGTGACACCCCTCCCGGACGGTCCCCAGGAGTGGGTCCTCCTCGTCTTTCCGCCCTTTTCCCTTTCCACGGCAGAGGTTTACGGGCGTCTCAAGGCCCGGTCCTTGACGGGAAGTCCTTCTGCCACTAAAGTTTCCGGCTCCGGGACCGGTGGCGGACCGGAGCGGAACGATCTCGAGCAGGCGGCGGAATCCCTCCGGGGGGAATTGCGCCGCATCCGGTCCGCGCTCGCGGGAGCCGGTGCGCGGAGCGCCCGGCTTTCCGGGAGCGGCTCGACGGTTTTCGGGACGTTTGGGACGAAAGAAGAGGCCTCGCGGGCGATGACGTCGCTCGAGGGGCTCGGAAACGAGACGAAGGCGAGGATGGCGATCGTGAAGACCGTTTCCCGGGCCGAGTTCGCGCGCCGCGCGGCTCCGGTCCGGATTGCGCAACGCGGATGA
- a CDS encoding 30S ribosomal protein S18: MAAPVRKPAKKKFFVRRKRVCKFTVEKIGYIDFKDVKTLAGFVPERAKILPRRISGTSAFYQRKLATAIKRARYLALLPYVSD; the protein is encoded by the coding sequence ATGGCCGCACCCGTTCGCAAGCCCGCCAAGAAGAAGTTCTTCGTCCGCCGCAAGCGCGTCTGCAAGTTCACCGTCGAGAAGATCGGTTACATCGACTTCAAGGACGTGAAGACTCTCGCGGGGTTCGTCCCCGAGCGCGCCAAGATCCTCCCGCGCCGCATCAGCGGGACCTCCGCCTTCTACCAGCGCAAGCTCGCCACGGCGATCAAGCGCGCGCGGTACCTGGCGCTGCTCCCGTACGTGTCTGATTAG
- a CDS encoding aminoacyl-tRNA hydrolase — MVGLGNPGDRYSGTRHNVGFDVVHAFAQKAAGGPPRLDRLDCRALTGRVRVGDRPVLVARPQTYMNASGESVKGLAAKYDVPLDGLVVVSDDAALPVGAIRIRRSGSSGGQKGLQSVIECFGTNEFPRLRLGVRGDNFQPGEPLDTYVLSRFAKKERPAIDAAIATACDALAVIVTDGLDAAMNRFNRLPEESSPAN, encoded by the coding sequence GTGGTGGGACTCGGCAACCCCGGCGACCGGTATTCCGGGACGCGTCACAACGTCGGCTTCGACGTCGTGCACGCGTTCGCCCAGAAGGCCGCCGGCGGCCCCCCGCGCCTCGACCGCCTCGACTGCCGCGCGCTCACCGGGCGCGTCCGGGTGGGGGACCGCCCGGTGCTCGTCGCAAGGCCCCAGACGTACATGAACGCGTCGGGGGAGTCGGTCAAGGGCCTCGCCGCCAAGTACGACGTCCCGCTCGACGGCCTCGTCGTCGTCTCGGACGACGCGGCGCTGCCGGTCGGGGCGATCCGAATCCGGCGGTCGGGCTCCTCGGGCGGCCAGAAGGGCCTGCAGTCCGTCATCGAGTGCTTCGGCACGAATGAGTTTCCGCGCCTGCGCCTCGGTGTGCGCGGCGACAACTTTCAGCCGGGGGAGCCGCTCGACACGTACGTCCTGTCCCGTTTCGCGAAGAAGGAGCGCCCCGCCATCGACGCCGCGATCGCGACCGCGTGCGACGCGCTCGCCGTCATCGTCACCGACGGCCTCGACGCCGCCATGAACCGTTTCAACCGTTTGCCCGAGGAATCGTCCCCGGCGAACTGA
- a CDS encoding methylmalonyl-CoA mutase family protein, with translation MSVKGSESPALPLTPEQERIRVAKEAWRQKAASAFAKTPAWRKDFTTVSSAEVNTLATPDDLGGFDYDRDLGWPGEFPYTRGVQPTMYRGKPWTIRQFAGFGTAKQTNERFKQLLAHGQTGLSTAFHLPTLYGYDSDHPMSAGEVGKCGVAIDTLRDFEALFDGIDLGAVTTSMTINSTAPIALAMYLAVAEKHGTPWSKVGGTLQNDILKEYIAQKEYIFPPRPSMRLVTDQFAFCAKHVPRWNTVSISGYHIREAGSTALQELAFTLRDGMEYVKYGVDAGLDVDDFAPRLSFFFNAHNDFFEEIAKYRAARRIWAKVMRDRYGAKKAESWKMRFHSQTAGVTLTAQQPYNNVARVAIQSLAAVLGGTNSLHANALDETLALPTEFAAKIAVRTQQVILHETGVVNTIDPLGGSYFVEELTNRMEAGAFDYFRRIDAFGGMVEAIEAGFPQREIMDAAYRFQRAYDAKDKVMVGANAFTESLPEDEVSTLVISEETAAEQVGSLNEVRRTRDSRTAMRTLADLKAACASGANVMPPLVEAVKAYATVGEISDVMREVFATYEEPAVF, from the coding sequence ATGAGCGTCAAGGGTTCCGAAAGTCCCGCCCTCCCCCTGACCCCCGAGCAGGAGCGTATCCGCGTCGCGAAGGAGGCCTGGCGGCAGAAGGCCGCCTCCGCGTTCGCGAAGACGCCCGCGTGGCGGAAGGACTTCACGACCGTCTCGTCGGCCGAGGTGAACACCCTCGCGACGCCCGACGATCTCGGCGGCTTCGACTACGACCGCGACCTCGGCTGGCCCGGCGAGTTCCCGTACACGCGCGGCGTGCAGCCCACGATGTACCGCGGCAAGCCGTGGACGATTCGGCAGTTCGCGGGCTTCGGCACGGCGAAGCAGACGAACGAGCGCTTCAAGCAGCTTCTCGCGCACGGCCAGACCGGCCTCTCGACGGCGTTTCACCTCCCGACGCTCTACGGCTACGACTCCGACCACCCGATGTCGGCCGGCGAGGTGGGAAAGTGCGGGGTCGCGATCGACACGCTTCGCGACTTCGAGGCGCTGTTCGACGGGATCGACCTCGGCGCCGTGACGACGTCCATGACGATCAATTCCACCGCTCCCATCGCCCTTGCGATGTACCTCGCCGTTGCCGAGAAGCACGGGACGCCGTGGTCGAAGGTCGGCGGAACGCTCCAGAACGACATCCTCAAGGAATACATCGCGCAGAAGGAGTACATCTTCCCGCCGCGGCCCTCGATGCGGCTCGTGACGGACCAGTTCGCGTTCTGCGCGAAGCACGTCCCGCGCTGGAACACGGTGTCGATCTCGGGGTATCACATCCGGGAGGCCGGCTCGACCGCGCTCCAGGAGCTTGCCTTCACGCTTCGCGACGGGATGGAGTACGTGAAGTACGGCGTCGACGCGGGTCTCGACGTCGACGACTTCGCGCCGCGACTCTCCTTCTTCTTCAACGCGCACAACGACTTCTTCGAAGAAATCGCGAAGTACCGCGCGGCGCGGCGGATCTGGGCGAAGGTCATGCGCGACCGCTACGGCGCGAAGAAGGCCGAGAGCTGGAAGATGCGCTTCCACTCGCAGACGGCCGGCGTCACGCTGACGGCGCAGCAGCCCTACAACAACGTCGCGCGCGTCGCGATCCAGTCCCTCGCGGCCGTCCTCGGCGGGACCAACTCCCTTCACGCGAACGCGCTCGACGAGACGCTCGCGCTCCCGACGGAGTTCGCCGCGAAGATCGCGGTCCGGACGCAGCAGGTCATTCTCCACGAGACGGGAGTCGTCAACACGATCGACCCGCTCGGCGGCTCGTATTTCGTCGAGGAGCTCACGAACCGCATGGAAGCGGGAGCCTTCGACTACTTCCGGCGGATCGACGCCTTCGGCGGGATGGTCGAGGCCATCGAGGCCGGCTTCCCGCAGAGGGAGATCATGGACGCCGCCTACCGGTTCCAGCGCGCGTACGACGCGAAGGACAAGGTCATGGTCGGCGCGAATGCGTTCACCGAGTCCCTTCCGGAGGACGAGGTGTCGACCCTCGTGATCTCCGAGGAGACGGCCGCGGAGCAGGTGGGCTCCCTGAACGAGGTCCGGCGGACGCGCGACTCGCGGACGGCGATGCGGACGCTCGCCGACCTGAAGGCGGCCTGCGCGAGCGGGGCCAACGTCATGCCGCCGCTCGTGGAGGCCGTGAAAGCCTACGCGACGGTCGGGGAGATCTCGGACGTCATGCGCGAGGTGTTCGCCACCTACGAAGAGCCGGCAGTCTTCTGA
- a CDS encoding ribose-phosphate pyrophosphokinase, whose translation MERFAYGDLKVFGGRAHPALTGEICRNLGREAGRVTLYNFSDGENYCQIDENVRGADVFIVQPTGPPANHNIMELLIMLDAFKRSSASRVTAVLPYYGYARQDRKDKPRVPITAKLTADLITAAGADRALCIDLHAAQIQGFFNIPVDHLFAAPVLLDAIRDSSLDPLTVVSPDAGGVERARAFAKRLGAGLAIVDKRRKGKNEVEVLHVIGDVKDRNVIVVDDIIDTAGTLINTVIALKDSGARRIFAGCVHAVLSGPAIDRINGSPIERIFCANTLPLDEKLARCPLLTPLSIAPLLAEAIQRIHQGASVSSLFV comes from the coding sequence ATGGAACGATTCGCATACGGTGACCTGAAGGTTTTCGGCGGCCGGGCCCACCCGGCGTTGACGGGCGAGATCTGCCGCAACCTCGGGCGCGAGGCGGGCCGCGTCACGCTCTACAACTTCTCGGACGGCGAGAACTACTGCCAGATCGACGAGAACGTGCGCGGCGCGGACGTCTTCATCGTTCAGCCCACGGGCCCCCCGGCGAACCACAACATCATGGAACTCCTGATCATGCTCGACGCCTTCAAGCGCTCCTCGGCGTCGCGCGTGACGGCCGTGCTCCCGTACTACGGGTACGCGCGGCAGGACCGCAAGGACAAGCCCCGCGTCCCGATCACGGCGAAGCTCACGGCCGACCTCATCACGGCAGCGGGCGCCGACCGCGCGCTCTGCATCGACCTCCACGCCGCGCAGATCCAGGGCTTCTTCAACATCCCGGTCGACCACCTCTTCGCGGCCCCGGTCCTCCTCGACGCGATCCGCGACTCCAGCCTCGACCCGCTCACGGTCGTCTCGCCCGACGCCGGCGGCGTCGAGCGCGCCCGCGCGTTCGCCAAGCGGCTCGGCGCCGGCCTCGCGATCGTCGACAAGCGGCGCAAGGGGAAGAACGAGGTCGAGGTCCTGCACGTCATCGGCGACGTCAAGGACCGCAACGTCATCGTCGTCGACGACATCATCGACACGGCCGGGACGCTCATCAACACCGTCATCGCCCTGAAGGACTCCGGCGCGCGCCGCATCTTCGCGGGCTGCGTCCACGCCGTCCTCTCCGGCCCCGCAATCGACCGCATCAACGGCAGCCCGATCGAGCGCATCTTCTGCGCGAACACGCTTCCGCTCGACGAGAAGCTCGCCCGCTGCCCGCTCCTGACGCCGCTCTCGATCGCCCCGCTCCTCGCCGAGGCGATCCAGCGCATCCACCAGGGAGCCTCCGTCAGCTCGTTGTTCGTCTAG
- the rpsF gene encoding 30S ribosomal protein S6, whose translation MATPNTQRQYDMVFLVVPEKDEAGAQGVVEEFRKLLVELGATIEKDETMGRRRLAYTIKKKNEATYHNFLFRGSSACVAEVQRKLRLSEDVLRYLTVRIDEEVKHGLKVARNTKPRRPRPEMSDAPMSAPAAPAAPAPPAAPEAAEGRE comes from the coding sequence GTGGCCACCCCGAATACGCAACGACAGTACGACATGGTCTTCCTGGTCGTCCCCGAAAAGGACGAGGCCGGCGCCCAGGGCGTCGTCGAGGAATTCCGCAAACTCCTCGTCGAACTCGGCGCCACGATCGAGAAGGACGAGACGATGGGCCGCCGCCGCCTCGCCTACACGATCAAGAAGAAGAACGAGGCGACGTACCACAACTTCCTGTTCCGCGGCTCGTCCGCCTGCGTCGCCGAGGTCCAGCGCAAGCTGCGCCTCTCGGAGGACGTCCTCCGCTACCTGACCGTCCGCATCGACGAAGAGGTCAAGCACGGCCTCAAGGTCGCCCGCAACACGAAGCCGCGCCGCCCGCGCCCCGAGATGTCGGACGCGCCGATGTCCGCCCCCGCCGCCCCCGCAGCCCCCGCTCCTCCCGCCGCCCCCGAGGCCGCGGAAGGGCGCGAGTAG
- a CDS encoding tetratricopeptide repeat protein — protein MPVRRATTIVAFLLAALAALPARAQTSGPALTPKEAKRKEAAEHYMRARLFAQDTEFEQAVKEFRKAVDLDPEDGALRREYGELLRDIPIYPEAEREARKAVELSPGSAGAHRLLGQVLLATAKDKPRVEEAAVELRKAAELGPPDPQGAMALAQASIRLDKPQDAVAALEPVVDRAPGPSFLLVYGEALERDGQFEKAEDVYRSLLRMDPANRAASLGLLRVYDRSKQFDKEAALLESFMKGQPGNLAAKTQYATVLLRARRFPESRKAFEQVLAADPGNRDALRMYAALLSETRETEKADEILRKLQSLEPDDPEVSYRRAMNFLEARRLAEAEQVLEDLKKTLATKKTDGSEAGQIDGQLAYIAYLRKDYARATSLLTPRLKDGDGVNPQAFNLLEQIARDQEDWAGGLRIAREAHAGTGKKTPNVRATYAEFLIRSSAAGEKAEGEKILATLAAEDKPGVLAAADAWQRLDQYGRAADAARVGLERAPDDPELLFRLAASLERDKKIGESEAAFEKLLKVKPDHAPGMNYLGYMWADRGENLQRALELIRKAVDLEPSNGAYLDSLGWVYYRLDKLDKAEENLVAAATLNPDDATVEEHLGDLWNRKGDLRKGRESWKRALTLKPEPDVKRRLEEKLRKTDSLDAKK, from the coding sequence ATGCCTGTTCGACGCGCCACCACGATCGTCGCCTTCCTGCTCGCCGCGTTAGCGGCCCTCCCGGCGCGTGCCCAGACGTCCGGACCTGCCCTCACGCCGAAGGAGGCGAAGCGCAAGGAAGCGGCCGAGCACTACATGCGGGCGCGGCTCTTCGCCCAGGACACCGAGTTCGAGCAGGCCGTCAAGGAGTTCCGCAAGGCGGTCGACCTCGACCCCGAGGACGGCGCTCTCCGCCGCGAGTACGGCGAGCTCCTGCGGGACATCCCGATCTACCCCGAGGCGGAGCGCGAGGCGCGCAAGGCCGTCGAGCTGTCGCCCGGGAGCGCCGGAGCCCATCGCCTGCTGGGGCAGGTGCTGCTCGCGACCGCGAAGGACAAGCCGCGCGTCGAGGAGGCCGCCGTCGAGCTCAGGAAGGCGGCGGAGCTCGGGCCGCCGGACCCGCAGGGGGCGATGGCCCTCGCGCAGGCGTCCATCCGGCTCGACAAGCCCCAGGACGCGGTCGCCGCGCTGGAGCCCGTCGTGGACCGGGCGCCCGGCCCGTCGTTTCTCCTCGTCTACGGCGAGGCGCTGGAGCGGGACGGCCAGTTCGAGAAGGCCGAGGACGTCTACCGTTCCCTGCTCCGGATGGACCCCGCCAACCGCGCGGCGTCGCTCGGCCTCCTCCGCGTGTACGACCGCTCGAAGCAGTTCGACAAGGAAGCCGCGCTCCTCGAGTCGTTCATGAAGGGCCAGCCCGGGAATCTCGCGGCCAAGACGCAGTACGCCACCGTGCTCCTCCGCGCGAGGCGCTTCCCCGAGTCGAGGAAGGCTTTCGAGCAGGTCCTCGCAGCCGACCCCGGCAACCGCGACGCCCTGAGGATGTACGCGGCCCTCCTCTCCGAGACGCGCGAGACGGAGAAGGCCGACGAGATCCTCCGGAAGCTCCAGTCCCTCGAACCCGACGACCCCGAGGTTTCCTACCGCCGCGCCATGAACTTCCTCGAGGCGCGCCGCCTCGCCGAGGCCGAACAGGTGCTCGAGGATCTCAAGAAGACGCTCGCGACGAAGAAGACGGACGGATCCGAGGCGGGTCAGATCGACGGCCAGCTCGCGTACATCGCCTATCTCAGGAAGGACTACGCGCGCGCAACGTCGCTCCTGACGCCCCGGCTCAAGGACGGCGACGGCGTCAACCCGCAGGCCTTCAACCTTCTCGAGCAGATCGCGCGCGACCAGGAAGACTGGGCCGGCGGCCTGCGCATCGCGCGCGAGGCGCACGCGGGGACCGGAAAGAAGACGCCGAACGTCCGCGCGACCTACGCGGAGTTCCTCATCCGCTCGTCCGCGGCCGGCGAGAAGGCCGAGGGCGAGAAAATCCTCGCCACCCTCGCCGCCGAGGACAAGCCCGGCGTCCTCGCGGCCGCCGACGCCTGGCAGCGGCTGGACCAGTACGGGCGAGCCGCCGACGCCGCCCGCGTCGGGCTCGAGCGCGCTCCGGACGACCCCGAGCTCCTGTTCCGGCTCGCCGCGTCGCTGGAACGCGACAAGAAGATCGGCGAGTCCGAGGCCGCGTTCGAGAAGCTCCTCAAGGTCAAGCCCGATCACGCGCCGGGGATGAACTACCTCGGCTACATGTGGGCCGACCGCGGCGAGAACCTGCAACGCGCGCTGGAGCTCATCCGCAAGGCGGTCGACCTCGAGCCCTCGAACGGGGCATACCTCGATTCGCTCGGCTGGGTCTACTACCGCCTCGACAAGCTCGACAAGGCGGAGGAGAACCTCGTCGCCGCCGCGACGCTGAACCCGGACGACGCGACCGTCGAGGAGCACCTCGGCGACCTCTGGAACAGGAAGGGCGACCTCAGGAAGGGCCGCGAGAGCTGGAAGCGCGCGCTCACGCTCAAGCCGGAGCCCGACGTCAAGCGCCGCCTCGAAGAGAAGCTCCGGAAGACCGACAGCCTCGACGCGAAGAAGTGA